In Buteo buteo chromosome 16, bButBut1.hap1.1, whole genome shotgun sequence, the DNA window gggcggcgggggcgcgcacctcccgcccgccgaGCACGCCAAGGGCGGCCCGCCGGGGCCCCGCGAGGAGCtgtccgccgccgccgccgccgccttccaCCACCGCCCGCACCTGGTGCACcagccggcggcgggcggcgcggcgggcggctgGGCGCAGGGCGGCGCGCACCACCTGCCGCCCATGTCGCCGCCGTCGGGGCAGCCGCTGCTCTACGCGCAGCCCTACGCGGGCCTCAACGGGATGCTGGGCCCGCCGGCGCCCGCGCTGCACCACGGGCTGCGCGACCCGCTGGGCGCCGAGGAGGCGGGCGCCCACGAGCTGGcggcctcgccgccgccgctggGGCCGCCCGAGCCGTCGGACGAGGACGCGCCCAGCTCCGACGACCTGGAGCAGTTCGCCAAGCAGTTCAAGCAGCGGCGGATCAAGCTGGGCTTCACGCAGGCCGACGTGGGGCTGGCGCTGGGCACCCTCTACGGGAACGTCTTCTCGCAGACGACCATCTGCCGGTTCGAGGCGCTGCAGCTGAGCTTCAAGAACATGTGCAAGCTGAAGCCGCTGCTCAACAAGTGGCTGGAGGAGACGGACTCCAGCACGGGCAGCCCCACCAACCTGGACAAGATCGCGGCGCAGGGCCGGAAGCGCAAGAAGCGCACCTCCATCGAGGTGGGCGTCAAGGGCGCCCTGGAGAACCACTTCCTCAAGTGCCCCAAGCCCTCGGCGCACGAGATCACCTCCCTGGCGGActccctgcagctggagaaggaggtggtGCGGGTCTGGTTCTGCAACCGGCGGCAGAAGGAGAAGCGCATGACGCCGGCCGGGGTCCCGCACCCGCCCATGGAGGACGTTTACGCACAGGCGGACACGTCGCCGCTGCACCACGCGCTGCCCGGCGCCGTGCAGTGactgcccggccccgccgccgcggccccggcggcggcggagcgggcgcgggcggcgggagACGCGCTTTAATTTATTCCTCAGACTGGCCCGgccgcgcccgctccgcgcccgctccgcgccccgcgcTGTATTTATTCGCCCGCCACGGGCGCCCTGCGCGCCGGAGCCGCTCGCGGCCGCAGCAGCAGTAGCCAAAGGTTTGCGATCTCTAATTTATTCCCTTCCTcgcgcccccggcccggcccggcccggcccggcccggcggacGCTTCGATGCCATTTCCCGGCCCGTTTCTATTTATTTGCTAACCGCGCGCGGAGCTCTCTCCCTCCCGTTGGTGGGTTCGGTCCGGTCCATCCCCTTGGGTTTCGGTTTTTGTTTGTATCTTTATTGCAAAACCAATGTAGACTGCGAGGGTACGTTTCTATTTATGTtatagtaaatattttattacttacATAAACCATTTACCCAGGAACCGGTCTCGTGTCGTCTTTGCGGGCCGCCgggcgcgggccgggccgggggagccCGGCGGCCGGAggagccccggggccggggccggggctcgCTTGGCCGCGGCGCTTCGTTCCCGGGGCCCCGCCGAGtcccgtccgtccgtccgtccgtccgtccgtccccccgGCGAGACCGCCGTGCCCCTGCCGGACctcgccctcccgccgccgcccccttCCCCGGTAGCCGCGCGGTTGGCGGGAGCGGGGCTCGGCGGCGCCTGCCCGCCCGTCCCGTTAGCTGCGCTTGGGCTGAACTTGGCCGCGCTGAGGCACTCGTGGCCGGGCGGCACGCGTGGGGGTGGCCGGGCACCGCGCTTCGGCACGCGGAGCGCTGGCGAAGCGGGGGGGCTCGGGGTCTGCGGTGCTCCGGTGCTTTGCCGAGCTCGGCGTAACTTTCTGCGGGGCGAGCAGAAGCCGTTCCAAACGTGACTTTAACTTCCCGCTTACCGCAGAGGCGATAGAGTACGGCTAGGGTAGCTCAGAAGATCCCTTCTTTCCACTCGAACCACGCTCGGTTTTTCTGATCTCACCAGTTTTCCCTTTCGTGGTTTCGTGCCCTAATGTTTTGTGGTCATGCCACGAAAGGCTGAAAACTTAGTTATTGCGTTCTCTACtcctagaaaaaaatcagctcgCGTCTTCACTTTAAAcctcttctctttcagcaaaTATCAAGAAAAGTCGCACGCGAGGATTGTGTTTGCCTTTGCAGGTCCTTTGATTCCTGCGGTAGTGTGTTGGGAGAACTTTTGAAACATGTACCTACCTATACAGAGCTCTTGCACTGATGAAATACTTGGTCAAAATCTGGCGGTAAAGCaccaaattctttctttttatttggcaGAGAACTTGCCAGTGTTCTGGAACATCTGGCACTTGCTAGTTCCCCTACTTGACTCTTGCTACAAATTACATGCTGTGAAAACAGCAGGCTTAAAAGGAATTTTCTAGTGATAGCACTGCATCCTGCATAGGAATTCgtatataataatttttttatatatatctatctatatataaatCTTTAACATATTAAATGTAACTTTCACTTGAAAATTTATACATGAAAATTCGTCACTGTGGTTTGATTTTGTTGCAATTTGTGCCTGTGGGGGTGTGTGTAGTACTTGTCTAAGCAACAATGCATTTGCAATAGATAATATAAATTACATTCGCAATGTCTCGTAAACTGTAGCTGTTCTACATCAGCTAATACAAAACTATTAAGTTCTCATTCAAAATTCTAGTAAACTGGTTTttgagaatttaaaataaagtcacTTTGAGCAGTTAGTTCACTAAATACTATGTTTGATGCTCATAAGTATGTAAAGAAATGGTTCACTTTGTGGTACAAAAAAGCTAGTAAATAGTGCAGTTTAGTGTATTAATAACTTTCCTTGGCATGCAGAGCATAATAAGAAGTCTCACTTAAAGAATTCCATGTGCATTGTATGTTTTGTCAGCTTTTGTTACAGACTTAGCTTCCTTTTTTATAGTGAGACTGGTTTTTATAGAAAGGCACAGAATTGTAGGGCTGTTGTTGAGATCCTGAATTCCAAAAGTTTTGCTGTATTTACTGAATATTTACTGATTTCTAAATAGCTGAGCATATGCAGTAGCTTAGGTGATACACTCCAGTAAAAAAGTAAAGGAGTATGATGATTCAAGGGTTTGAGTCCATGTATcatgaaagcatttaaattgATTTTCAACTCTGAAAATCTTTCCTTGGCTATTCTTTTGTGTTTCACACACATGTACCATTGTGTTTAATGTTTGGTAATGCTGTAACTCTGCAGCCGTTACTTAAGAATTTCCGTGTCATAGCCAGGCtttaagggaagaagaaaaaaaatcagaagtgaaCAAAAgagggtttattttttatttattaaagaaaacaaactcttgTTTGCATTGAATGATTAATTGTACTGCTTTTCTATACCAGGAGTGATTTCAGTAGCCTCTTCATTCTGAACTAACCTGGCTGGCAAACAGTATTTATATTGATACTTAGAAGGGAAGGGTCAGTTTTCACATTGCGTTCTCATAATGGATGAGATGTGCTGTGAGTGCTGGGGAGGACGAGCACCCTTGGGTTGTTCGGTTTGTCAGATTGTATAAGGCGCTGGCAGCCCCACTGCATTAGCTCTTTCATGATGTTgagcagcaataataaaatacactttatatttcttatttctgcagTGCCGCAGTGCTCAGCTGTTCTAAAAATCAAATGGCCCAAAGGTTCGCCTCTCTTAGAACTTGTTAGTTTTCTTGGTCAAGGATTAAATAGCAATTACCAGAGGGAGacttgattatttatttttttttcctttttggtggtggtggtttctCACTAAAGTGAAAGTATGAGCTCATACTGCTACATCAGGAGTAAAGCACACAAAGGTAGGACTGTGATGTTGGTAAAGAACAGAAGATGTACAAATAGTTATTGAACAATGCACACAGTAAATAGTAGAATATGCAAAGTAGGAAGTGTAGATAAGGAGAAGGAGTTATGCGCATTACCAGTATTAGAGAGGTTTAGGTCTGCGCTGATGCAAAATCCTTCCTTGTAACCCAAGGacagagggagctgcaggggctCTCTGCTGTTGGGCAGCGCGCGGCCCAAGCAGATGCTCTTCAGCGCATCGTCACTTTTGCACTTGCATTTGGGCTGTGGTTAGTCCCTTGATAGCATCGGGCTGCGCTCGCCACGCTTGGGACAGGCACCCTCCTCCAGCGTGCCACCCGCCGTCAGAGCGGCTGGGGCTGACCTGTTTGCCTTGCGCACACCAGGTCCCGTGTGCGCGGTCCAGAGAGGCTGGCCCCGGCCGGTGAAGCATGGAGTCACATCTCGGGCAGGTCAGGTGAGGTGACATAGTGGCGATGGGGTCTCTGGCCAGCTGGGGCAGTTGGCATGAGGGAAACGTGTCCCTGACGAGAGCTGAGCCCTACCCTCGTGCTCGCAGAAAGGCACAAGGCTGGGCTGTGCCTTCTCTGTGCTGCATCcttgctgggagcagagcagcctgcctgtGCTCTCCAGGTACTCGGGAGGGCAGCTGCGCTTTCCAAATGCTGTTGTCTTATCGGTTATCAGCAATCCTAGgaaattgctgttttctgtaaggCAGACTATATTCAGCAGAGTTTcgcttacttttttcttccgtttatttttaaaaaggtagatGGTTGCTTTCCTGTGTGCTTAGGGAAAGGTTGTGGTGTCCCAGTATCCAACTTTCTTTCCAGATTTCTTGTCTTAGAATATTACTCCTGCCACTTGCAAGAGCAGGGAGCACTTGCTCTATAACAACTGCAGAAGTGAGTACAGCACAGCAGTTTGCCTTGCTAGGCACAGTCACACATAATTATTGATGCCGTATTCATCTTAACGCTTTCAGCAGAATCTGGTCTCTTCTGCTAACTGTTGTCCACTCGGAGCCTGATCCCAGCAAAGCACCGGCAATGCAAACCGTCCCCTAACTagctaaagcagcagcagaaacgCTGTAATCtcttttaatgtaaatttgGAGCATCAGTGTTAACACCTTGGAATCTTGTTCTTAATTCTGCCCATCCCTGCTCCGTCtctctcccacaaggaaagatTTCAGCACCGTCTGGTTGAGCATCTATTTTAATTCTGTGCTAATGTtgtttgcatatattttaattttatgctaATGCTACCGTTGTTTGGTTGGAGCTGGATCAGCCCGGGGAAAGTTCAGCATTATTTCACAGGTATTGGAAACAGGCTTGGGTTGTGCCCGCAGGGCAGAAGCCCACAGCTGTGGAATTGCTTCTCCCTCGCTGCCTTGTATTGTTTCTTACAGTTGGGTTGTTTACAGCCAGCATATCCTGGCCAACATACTCCAAGCCGGTGCTTGTAGCTTGTCGCATGTGTTCAGGCCAGGAGCGCAGCCTGCCGTGGCTCTTGCCGGcgtgccctgcctgcagcgggGATGCAGGCGGACgggctgccctcctgctgctctgggagcAGATCGGCtccaggcaggggcaggagaaAGCTGAGATGTGGTGGGggctgttgtggttttgttttaaaatgctagaTGTCCATAGACGAAAGAAAGTGTCTGGTCTCGCTAAGATTTGTATCGCTGCTTAGAGAGACCTGGCCCAACAGACCCTCCTGAAATGGGCAACTCCAAAGAGCAGGATTTCTCCAGGCTTACACCAGTGAATATGATGTGGGCTCTGATCAGCGTCATCCCTCTGTTTTATATGTAGGTGCATATATaggaaaaacacagagaaggaGCTCGTTAAGTCTTTCATGTGAACTCCCACTGCGCTTTGCAGAGCTGATTTATGGGCATTCAGCATCTCTCCCACTTGTTATTTGTTGATGAGTGTAactgtgcatgtgtgcacacacagctCTCACCTGAGCACAGAAGTAGAAATGCAGCCAACTGCACTTAATCAGGTGTTTTCCTTTGTGATTCATGTAAACTCTACCCATGAAAGTTCCCCCTAGTTTCAATTTGAACTAGTAAGACCAGGCTTCTCCGTGTAACCTACCATGCTGTGCATGGGAATTAAAAGGTTGCAAAGGCAGCGTTAAAGCATATGATACTGTATAGAAGATACAATGTTCATGTTAGATCAGACTTTATGAATATTTCATGTTCCCTGATACCACATTATTTTTGGTGTTGGTCAAAATGAGTGTTATTTCTTGCAAGCCTTGCAAAGCTGTTTTAGTTACAGAGGTGCCCTGGCTCATGCACTGCTGAAAGCGCTTGCTGCAGAGGAGAATGCTGTCAGTCCCAAactttaaagatgttttttatttattttcctctttgccaCCTTTCTTTTGGAGTGTTCTGCCCGATAAAAACATCTGTGCAACACCTCCAGCACCCAGTTGTGTTTCCTTGTGGGCACATTGACTTCTTGCAGCTCCACAGAGGGCAATCCGCTTTTGATCATTTTGCCAGATTATCATTCTTCCAAGtcttcctgctttttaattctTGCAACAGCTGCTCTAGGGCCAAAATGGACAGCACTCACCACAACCaaagaacagtatttctttCGTAATGTTTCCAAGCTGGCTTTTCTGTCAACATGTTTAAGAAAGGCGGATGGCTAGCTTAAGCTGCTCAGCTCCCTGTCTCAGGAGCTGTACCCATAACAGCTGAGTGCCTTGAAACTAAATGAATGAACAAATGCACAAAAGTCTTCTTGCAGATGTCACGTATATGCACCAGAGTTGTCAGATGCTCCGTGGAAGTGCCTGTTCCTCACTAGGGGATCAATACAAGGTATGAGAAAACCAATGggcattttttcatttcactgtaggtttggggttttttcctgtggaaatttGTCCTGTGGTTTTTCATTACCTGGAGCTCAGTGTGTATTAGTACCTCTCACTCACCCTGGAGGCTGTGTGACTTTGAGATTATGCTGGATCTTAAATTTGTAGCTAGCCAAAACTCTGGGTAATGAATTTGATTTACATGTTTGCATCTTTTTGCAGTCATTTGCAGGATTGGTTTTTAAAGAGTCAGGCTGTTGCATCAGATGtgtttatgtattattttttaaaaaatatataattagtTTTAAATTGGAGAAGTTTTTTCAGTCATGTTTAAGACTAACCCGGTTACAGACAAAAGAAGTGGTGGCTTTTCAAATAAACCAACAGAAGTGTGAGCAGTGAGAGAACTGTAGTACAGAAGGGCAGTTATCAGATTTGCTGCAATGGAGACCTTCCTCTAAAACAGTATCGGAGCTCCTGGATTTTACTCGCAGATCTCCTGTTATTTTCCCTGAGGACTATGAGaaatgttttgggggtttttttcccagtgtttttaCTTCTCATGAAGTGATGTAATAAATCTTTCCTTAAGTTGCAAGGATTAATTTCTATGGAGTGCTGAGAGGACCTCAGCAAAAAGAGCTACAGCAGTGTAAGAAGCTCCCTGGTGAGGTGTGTGAATAGTGTGGGTTTGAAGGCAGCTTACTCGGTAGCTCCAGTGGAAAGAAGATTTCCATGTGCTGGACTCTGAGGTGCAGTGCGGGCAGAGCTGTACTGTagagctgctctcctgcttCCCCCTCTCTCACTAGTCTGTATATGGGTATTTTCCTGGTCTGGGCAAAGTGTTCCTGACcctgctgccccagggctgTGGAGAGCAGGACAGGCTGGCTGTGTGTTTTGAGGATAAGTGCTGTGGAAGGGCATCACCCACTGCTGAAATGGTGTCCGTCAGCCCAGGAGCCCCGTGGAGCTCCAGATCGTGATGACAAGCACAGCTGAGTGCCGTCTCTCCAGGTCCCAGCCAACTTGCATCAGCACAGTGTTATTTTTACTTATATTGCCTGTGGCCTGTATCTGGCTAAGCTGTCTGGAGGAGCACCGACGTGCCGTGGTGGCTGGCCCTTCGTCCCCTACCCTCTCTCCCAGCCAGGTGAGCGTCGGGTTGCAACTTTgaatttctcttcttcaggaCCAAGGTCTGTGCCCCCTTATGCCTTCTTGTCCTCTGCAGAGCTCGAAGTGCCAGGAGCTGGCGAATGCTTAGTGCTCAGAACAGTTTTAATCACACGTCTTTTCTCATGCCTTAGCATGGTGTCAGAGCATTATTCAGGAGCAAAGGGATGAAAACTGTTGCCAAACCTGACCTCGCATGTTGCTTCCCTTGTCATCCCCCACAGTGTTCTCCTGAATGAGTCCATGTACTCGCGCAGCAGAGAGTCGCAGGATCTGCTCGAGCGGTGAGGTTCAGGGGTCTGATCCGCTGTGCCTCAGCccctgcagctgccagcccctgcagcaGTGAGGGAGAAGCCTGATGGACCTGTTAAAAGGTGCAGAATTGCAACAGGCGTGGGAGCGATCTAACAAACCCATCATCACAGAAAAGCCTTGTATCTTGTGGTTCAGGCTACAAATCACCACAGggcctgggttttttttttttctttctttaaacattATCACTTCAGAGAATGGACCTGGAGTCATCTGCAGCCGTCTAGTTGGAGGAAACGAGGGGTTTGCTGAGCCCCATGAGAAGCAGGCTGAGCAGCATGCTTGTCAGCCAAACTTCGGCATGAAGGATGCTGACTCTTCAGCAAATATGGgcaagcaaaaagcagcaggcagTTGCAGTGCTGGATTCATTCTGTCCTGTAGTTCTCTCAGGTATGTGTGAAAATCACGCTCTCGCTCATAAGATGGTTGTGACACAAAGGGTATTTGCTCCTGATAGGACGATTCTtagctctttgttttcctgaaattacTTCATTTACTCTCAGCAGCAacatgcaattttattttcaaatgagaaTATATAACAACTTAGCTCATCAGTAGCAGAGCTTGCCACTTCTGACTGCAGCAAGTCTGTGACAGTCTTTCTTCAACAAGCCTCTTACTGGTGTATCGAAGAAAAGAGCTTTCTCAGCTTTGGAAGCATCCCACTATTGGCTCTCACTTCCTTAGCCTTACTGGTTGCTGGATTGTTCTGCTGCTTGAATGGCACCAGGGACTTTTCAGCCCCTGGGTGGTGAAGATCAGTGCAGGGccaagcagcagtgctgtctCACCTGCTGAGCAGCGTCCCCATCTCCTTGCCTCTGCTAAAGGTGCAGCCAGTGATATCTGCTGCTGCAACCCAGAAAATGGCTACACTCACCAGAAATGAAAAACCTGAAACTGTCCCCAAAGTCACTGAGATGCTTTTGCTTGTCTCAGGGTGTGTTTGCCctaaatatgcttttaaagtgAAAGACAAATAGGCAGATCTTTGTGGGGTTTGTGAGCCAGGGTTCTGCAGCACGACAGGCTAATGGGTTGCACAATTGGTATATGCACCCTGACACTTGCCTTGCATTTGCTTTCCTGTCGCTATTCATTTTCAGCCGTTTCTTTCTAGTGTAGATGGCAAAAACAAAGCACTCGGTGATACTTTGCTGAACGTATTTGTCATCCAGCGTGCTCCCTCTCTGTAGGTCACCTCCAGTGCGAGGTCTGGGGGGAGCTAGGAGTGCTGGGGCACAGCgagggctggcagagctgagcgGGGCAAGGAGCAGTTGGCACAGGCATGTGCCTGTGTCAGGGCATTTGCCTGGTCCGATGTTGCTGCCGGCCCGTTTGGATCCTCCCCAGGAGGTGGGGGGtcagcctggctctgtccccaaGCAGCCTGTGACAGGCGGCAACGCAGGGCAGAGGCGGGAGCCCGCAGCtagcagcaggacagagccaAATTGCCTGTCCTGGGACTGGCtggccaggctgctgcccacagcgtGTGGCTTAAATGGGTGGCCGTCTCTGCGTGCTGAACTAGCTTCGGTCAGCTTCTTGGGAGGGAAAGCGTTGGACTCGGTGGGTAAAAGCTTTCCACCCCAGAGCCCTCCCTGCACCGCACTTCGGCCGTGCTCCCCATgtctgcccagggcaggggctggctgtGCCCCCCAGGGAGGGGGCTcgcctccccagccctggctcgGGGGGGAGAGCAGCCTCACAGGCTGGCCCAGCCTTGCTGGTGTTGGGGACAGGCGCAGGTCAGCATCATTAAGAGGGAGAGTATTGAATCGATATCTGGAGTGTTTGATATTCTGCTTAGTGGAACACTTGTTATGTCTTTAATTACTATTTCTAAAAGCACCACGGGatggaaagcaaaaggcagaaataaataGCAAGGGGTGATCAATTGGGCATGAAACCCTTGTTATTGATCACCTTTAACCTCTGCTTAAACTAATGACAGAGCTACCATTTAACTGTCCCCAGGCACAAAGCGCATCAATTGTACAAGTGCCACATAAATCATGGTGGGTTGCAGTGCATTGCCGAGTGGCCCAGGAGCCAGCCTGCTCGGCGGGGAGGGCGAGGGTCCTCTCTGGAGCTGCAGGGGGGCACTggcctgtgctgtgctgctggagcacCCTCCGCCAGTTTTCTCAGGTAAGCCGCTGCTCTGTGAACTGATATTTCACACAGAAAGGCTCCCAAGAGCAAAGCCATGTCACAACTCTGCATGTAGTGGCAGGGCTGCATAAATGACAGTatttcccctgcctgcctcttTCCCCAAAGAGCTAAAAAAAGATTTATGCTGCTAAAGATCCCATTGATGCCTGCTCCTGACCTCCAGATACCATGGCTGGGGGATGGTTACTGAAGCGTGGTGAGTtggcaggaggaagggcagaCAGGACCTAGGTGAAACAATGATCCCATATCTGAGCAAGTACTCGAAGCAGCAGAGTTTGAGGAGGGAGTGACATAGGCCAGGCATAGAAAGGATCACCTTTTCCCATATGCCTTCAGTTGGCTTCCTGAATCATCAGCTGTGCTGGAATTGCCCTTTCTGTTTGGTACAggggtaaaaaaagaagaaaaaagatgtgcAATTGGCAGCAGAGTGAAGTCAGCACAGCCTTTCCAGATAACaacaataattttcattaaCATTCAATCTACAAATTATCCCTTGAAACCCCAGCCTGGAGATTTGCCAGTTTTCAACACAAAACAATGTTGTCTGTTACGTTTCCAGCATGGTAGCATTTCCAAGGCTGTGTCTGACATACGGCATCAGAGAGCTATAAGCTGTACATCCTGCCATGTACAGGGCGAGGGGCTGCACCCTGCCTTTTGAAGGGAATGTATTTCACTGAAACAGGATGACTGTTCTGCCAATTCAGCTCCCCAAAGATTTGGGAGGTGATCTTTTCGTTGATGTTGCCTACTCTTAGTTTTGGTGGAAGCAGTGGGcttcttcagcagctttcaAAAAACTATTTGTTTCCAGAGCTGTTTAGTAAGCATTCACACTGAGCTCTGGATAGGGAAGGTGGGGAAAAATCACGGCAATTTGGAATAGTCCCATTGAGCAGCGTGTCTGTGTGTTCATCCCTCTCAGAAAGCTCTCAGGATTACTCGTGTCTCCATGGGGACAAGGAAAAGGTCCCTTCTTGTCTGCTATTAAATGGACTGTCCACAGCATGATGCTGAGCACATACTCTGCCTGCGCCTGGCATTGCCATGCACTTCCCTGGAGGACTTCCTTAGGAGACCCTGGATTAATACATGCTTTGCCTTTGTGCTGCCATTTGGAGGGTTTCTACTGAAACCTTAAAAATCATTTGGGTGTCCTCATCCATCAGCTATTGGAAACATTATTGATAATACAATCATTCCTCCTTTGGTCcctctgtttccctttttctctgctgcagatgCTGTAATTTGTCACTGCTGTCCCCCTGAAAAGTCGAGAGATTGGAATCTGCCCAGGTGCAGCATGGGAGCATTGCAAATGCAGCACAGGGAGGTCTCCTGCATCTCTCACCACCCACACAtacagctggggctgcagcatgCTCTAAGTACAGCTGGGGGACAGACAGTCTGATATGGCCCTGGGGAGACTGAGCAGCCTCTACACACCGGCCAGGCTGGGGCTCTGGTTGTTCTGTGCCAGCGGGACCCCACTCTGGGGTGTTACAGGTTTGGGTCTCTGAAGTGCCTCGTCCCCTCAGCTCTGGGTGTTTCATGGGGACCTGGATGATACGTGGGTACCCAGGTATGTCTGCTGACCCTGGCAACGGGGCTGCTGTAGAAGAAGCCCAAGCCCGCAGAGGTCCAGCTGGCATTGAGGAGGGCAGCGCTGGGCCCTTGTCCCAGCCCGGG includes these proteins:
- the POU3F1 gene encoding POU domain, class 3, transcription factor 1; the protein is MAATAQYLPRSAALMHPDGDRLHQGTTYREVQKMMHHEYLQGLAPAAGHAVGLAHHQWLPSAGTDWGSGGGGGGAHLPPAEHAKGGPPGPREELSAAAAAAFHHRPHLVHQPAAGGAAGGWAQGGAHHLPPMSPPSGQPLLYAQPYAGLNGMLGPPAPALHHGLRDPLGAEEAGAHELAASPPPLGPPEPSDEDAPSSDDLEQFAKQFKQRRIKLGFTQADVGLALGTLYGNVFSQTTICRFEALQLSFKNMCKLKPLLNKWLEETDSSTGSPTNLDKIAAQGRKRKKRTSIEVGVKGALENHFLKCPKPSAHEITSLADSLQLEKEVVRVWFCNRRQKEKRMTPAGVPHPPMEDVYAQADTSPLHHALPGAVQ